The Juglans regia cultivar Chandler chromosome 1, Walnut 2.0, whole genome shotgun sequence nucleotide sequence TTATTCAAGTAAAAGATGCATATTTTCCTGAATCCCATTCTGATCCCTATTGACTTGCTCTCTTGCAAACTTGTGGGGATTGCAGTGGCCGCCTCAAAGAAGGCTCTGATTTCTGTTCCTAATGCACGCCTTTGCTATCAATGTCATATAAAAAAGTGCACCAAACACAATTGCATTTCGACGAGGATTTTTAAACAAAAGGGATCGCTAAAGTCCTGCTCGAGGGATCACTATACAAAAGGTTTTATACGTTTAACGTAACCTAGAGCGTCATTACGTACAAAACCATATATTTCTAGGTTTtctaattaaaagaaaatagatcGGGGAAAGACAAAAGAAGTAAGTGTTGTCAAAAAGCTGAGAGGAAATCTTTCCATTTGAAAAGCCAGAGAACTTCCTGTACAATTGGCTTTACTCATAATTTGGTTACATGTCTCGCTTCAAATTTGGGatcgtttttttatttatttagtaggCATCCATAGGCTCATCCAAATAACTACATATCTTGCTTAGGTTTCCGGCTCAGTTCTGAGTAGTGACCGCCCATTAGCTGCAAAATCTCCTCCCACAAACCTTCCGATGAAGAATCAGATAGACACCCACCAATCAAGTTCGAGCTGCAAGCAGCCACATACCAGTAATCAGATTCAATCTCCTCTCTCAATTGGTCCAGCTGCCAACCAGCATAACCAACAAAGAATCTGAAATCCTGAGGCTTAAGAACACCCTTCTTTACCAGCCCTGCAGCCTCATCCAAACTGTTTCTAGCACCAAAGCACAAGCCAGGGATCACCTCTTCAAACCCAGGAAGCTTCGGTTTTTCCCCagattttaacaaaaacatGCTTGCCTCAAGAGGCCCACCAAAATGCAAGGAGCAATCAGAAAAGGTGGTTGCTAGATCAAGGTTAGTGGGCTTCATGTGTTTGATCCTTTTGTGAAGAGGGCGGTTGATGACAACCCCAAACGGGCCTTCTTGTGGGTGTCTGGTTCCAGATCTGAGAAGGAGAACAACAGTTCTTTCAAAGGTCCGCACTCCATCAAGTTTTTCTGTGGCGACAAGGACACAGCCAGTTTCAGGTACTGGAATAGGATGGGCCCATTTCAGGCCGAGAGATTTGGACTCGTGGCGTTTCACACCCTCACCGTGAGCGTCAGGCTCTGCCTTCTCCACCTGAAAATAATCAAAGTAAAAATTTGAACTcctaggaaaaacaaaagaataaatttacattttatggaGCATGATTTACAATTATCCATTACACATGTAGACAAAGGGCGGAGCTGAAAGTGGATTCCCAAGCACCTCATATGCATAGAGGCCACCCTTATTTAATTGGACTGTCTAATCCAATATAAATCACGATTACAAACAGGTTGATTTGTGCCAGGCAGCAGAAGTGAACAAACCCAAGAAAAATCTGATTACAAGTGGGTGAGTGACCCAACAATCCAGTGAAGTGCTGGCTCATAGGGCATGCCAGAAAATCCTTTTGAGAACTTTTCAAATTATCTTCCTACATGCGGAAGCCCAAAATCACTAACAACAACCCAACAAGGACAAAACATATGGTAACCCATCTAATACACAGATTGGCAGTTGGAAGCTCTTATCTCACCACCTTAATAGTGTATACCACATGgaataaaacacaaaacaccTTTAGGACTCAACAATTAACACCTTTAATTTCAGAAAGGCAACAGCCATACGActcattcaagaaaaaaaatacattacctgCTCCCAAGCAAATAAACTTGCTCTGAATTCCCTCCAGTCCGATTGCTGGGATTTATTTGAAGCAGTGTCATTGGATCTGTTTCCATCAGAGGAGTTGTTTCTTTTCACACCATCTCCTTCTGGAATAGATCGATCACCATCTCCTGTATTTATTCATGAGAATGGAGTATTATCACCTAATGAAATTTAACATTTAACACTATCTTGCAATAATGTTCCATATAGCATTGAAGAAGAACACATTCCGATTCCAAAATTGAGAACCTGGAATCAATTCTTAAGAACAACAAGAAATAGTCCAAACTCTCATAATCCTCAATCAAATTGTTTCTAAACACATGATAGAGTTATACctattagaaatttaaaagGAATATAAAACAATAAAGCATCCACAAACCGAAAACACACCGCTCTAATAATGGAAGAAAGGCCAATTAGCTAATGCAAAGATTTAAACAGCATAAGTCAGACtacataaaaatagaatataacACTTTAACACATTGACGAGAAGCAAAGTAGTATTGGTTAAGGACGATATCTAAGAAAGAATCCTAAGATTGATTAGTCATATGCAAGAATCACCACCAACTATATGTGATGTGAGTTATGTCTTACATGCACAAGGTTCCCCAGAGGCAAGAAGAAGACCTTGAAAAAGAAGGCTGAAGTAGTACGCAAAGttgtacaataaaaataaaataaaattacatagaGGAATCCAAAAGCGACATGTATACTTGATTTTTGCATTATCTTAAGAAAGACACACAGCATGTCATCATCTTGCATTAGGGGTTTGGAAGGGAAACCATCAACGACTCAACATGTAGTTGATTACAAGCTTCGATGTTTCTTTCATGTTAGAATCATCCCCATCCAAATGTTTCCACACAGAAACAATATTAAAGCAAAACTAACTAGACATGATTGAACCAAAGTGTTATTACTATTATGAAAGATTCATCCCATATTGTCCCTGTTTCAATATTCCAGCAGTTGTATTTTATAGAGTATCATTGACTATTGCTAAATGTGAAGAATGTATAAATAACTGCAGATAACTTTTGTAGGAAAACAGTTGAACCACACCACAAGTCTGAAGCTTTAGAAACTGCATGGAACAATTAAGAGGCAGTTCAACGGGTAGATGCCCGCATTATGCAATGGTTGGCTTCTTATCAAACAAGAGATAAAGTGCCGGTCCCTTGTTCCAAACAACCAGTCAAATTAGCTGGCTTGCCCAATCTTCTTAATAGGTTGATTTTAGTTGTTCATTCATTAATTTGTAATCAAGAATACCTTTAGAAACCAGCTCTCCTAATCTAATCAATCTCCTAGGTATAAAAAAGATGAAGTCTACCATatggaagaactaaaaattGTTGCTGTCCCAAGAACTAAAAATTGTTGCTGTCCCAAGGTCAAGTTCTTTCGGGagactgaaaagaaaaattccaGAACAATCCATTCTGCTTCAGGAATACTGGGCCTGACCAGCTCCCCATCATTGGTCAATATAAGAGATCACCTctccaaattaaattattaaaacttctaaaataaatagcagataaacaaaaataaaaagagagaagaaattacAAGAAGAGCTTGAACATGTAACGAAGCATTCAACTTTCAGCTTAAAGTAAAGTAGTCCACTCAGCTAACCATTCAACCTGCACATATTTATTCTAGACAATTCAAAATGTTTGGATGATCTGGATCAGATTTTTTCTGAGATAATAAATTACTTCTCCAACAAAAAGGACTTTTTTTTAACCAACTTTCAAAGAAGTCCTCAATGCTAAACTAAAAATATACCTGATATTCAATTTATGCGATGTATTCTGGTTAACACAAAGCCTAAATAGGATTGATTTAAGTTTCTACTTTTTGTTGCCCGGCTCTTTTCAAAACAGAACTTCGACAAATACTAAGTACTTTAAAATATAGGTCTTTAATGTAATTATAGTTCTATCTCCCCGGTTATGTCAGCTACCAAGCAGAACTAAAAGTCAACCTCGGAAACCTCAAAACGAAATTCACACAACACATCAATCAAACCGAAACAAACCCATAATTGAAAACAAATCCGAAAGTCCCAGGAACCGAAATCCACGATGATTGCACGCGAACTCTGGagcatagaaataaaatataaaaaaaattaagagggaAAAAAGGCCACATACCATTTTCGTGATTATTCTTCGCCATAGCTCTGAcaaccaaagaagaagaagtgcaAAGCCTGGGTCTCCTCAAAACTCTGATCTCACACAACCCCCAATCCTCTACTCTGGCAGAAGAAGTGGCTTTTCTCCCGAGGTTCCAAGACATGGGTTTCTCACGAAACGAGTTTCTGAGCAAGAGAGGGGTTCGAGTGGAGTTCTTGACATGCACGGCCCACAGATCCATTCCTCCACAAAGACTTTACCGGCAAATGAACTCGAATTTTCTGGGCTTTCtcagtccctctctctctctctctctctctctgagactttctccctttctctctgaCGTTGGAAAcgatgagaaagaaaaagaagggtgAGAAAATCAgtgaaggatatatatataaaaacaaaacgcaaatacagagagtgagagagagatgggaaaaagaaagataGGGAGATAAATATGCTTCATTTAACCGAATTGTTTCTGTGACTGTGTTGGGGATAGTGACGGGTGTGTGCGTCAGTGTGGTGTGGAGGATTTTTCTGTGCGCAGTGTACGCGCACGTTAGAAACACTTGGCATTGTGTCCTATAAATGTACGCCGGCGCGTAAAACTTAGCTGACCCCACACTTCCGATTCTCCGAAGACCTcaagtctttttttttgttgttttcttctttccggttttgttatttatattccTATTTACTCCTTTGTGCTGTTTTTCATTTGATGTGCATAAACGACAAGTAGTTCATAGTTAAATAGAACTAAATGCAagattttttttaccatttagaaaatggttttttttttttctttcatttatagAGATGCtttacaaactatatatatatattattttcttaaaaacaaatcatataatttaatgaaGAGATGAGAATGCATGGCTTGTcaacaattaaaatattaaatctcATCCAATTCGTTGGTTTTTCGCAAATGAAAggaattaaattgaaaattgaataaaatattattaaaatatatattttttaatattatttttattttaagatttaaaaaaattaaattatttattttattttgtataaaaatttaaaaaatttgtaatgattagataaaataagataaaataaattgaagagagttatgaaaacattaaataaatctCACAcggccctatatatatatatatatatataaatatatatcttcaatGGTCTAGATATTTCAGGCTACAATCTGTTCGTCTCCCTTGCATTTGGACTTGCATCTTGTTTATTCGAGCAATAATAATGACGACTTTCaggagttttaattttttttttttagattaaattcTCGATAATCAATCATTCCAAAGGTTTTTAAAATTTCGACAGCCAAACAGgccataaataacttaattgaGCTAGTGCTCGTGTAAATTATGCATTGGCAGCAGCCACGGAAAGACAGTCACGCCTACTCTCGAGGAACTGTCGCCGAAACTGCTCAAATTTTC carries:
- the LOC109012348 gene encoding UPF0301 protein MAB_4928c-like codes for the protein MDLWAVHVKNSTRTPLLLRNSFREKPMSWNLGRKATSSARVEDWGLCEIRVLRRPRLCTSSSLVVRAMAKNNHENGDGDRSIPEGDGVKRNNSSDGNRSNDTASNKSQQSDWREFRASLFAWEQVEKAEPDAHGEGVKRHESKSLGLKWAHPIPVPETGCVLVATEKLDGVRTFERTVVLLLRSGTRHPQEGPFGVVINRPLHKRIKHMKPTNLDLATTFSDCSLHFGGPLEASMFLLKSGEKPKLPGFEEVIPGLCFGARNSLDEAAGLVKKGVLKPQDFRFFVGYAGWQLDQLREEIESDYWYVAACSSNLIGGCLSDSSSEGLWEEILQLMGGHYSELSRKPKQDM